The segment TACATAAATGTCAGGTTGGTAAACATAAATTCAATTAACAACGGTCGATGATCTAAAATGCAAAGGTACTATCGCTTTAGGGCAATTCAGAATAGAAAAGCTTAGTTCATCATATATTTGATATCTTGTGTGTTTTCATAGATTTAGTCATCCATTTAGCATGCATTTCGATCATATAGATTAGTTTATAGGCATTATTAGATTGCATTTATATTGTATATGTCTTTATTAGGCATCGGAGTATTCTTATGGCgttttggagatgtttggagtcattttgataaataaaaaaatgatcaTCGAACGAACTGAGTATTGTAGCGAGTAGACCAAAGCATGTCGATGTGGCTGCTGTAAACCGGACTAGTCCAAAAGCGAGGTCATCTTGCGACAAGGCAAAGCTGCAGCATATATGACATGTACGTCCAAACTCCATCGAAGGACCCAAGTCGTAGAGTGAGCATTATACATCGAGGAAGAGGTGTCGTTGCACCATGGGCAAGCAATGTAGTGGGTGTATTGAGCATCTTACTAAACCCACTCTACAAAAGACATCATCATCCAAGCATGATAGGGTTACAAGTAGTGGAGCGAGTTCATGGGAGCGGGGTGTCGTCACTATAACTCGGAAGCACCATAGACCGAGTGTTCAGAGTGGTCAGTTGTACTCCCTCTACATAGGAAAATATCACTTAGATTTAGTTCACGAAGCAAGTGCCAAAGCGACTATACCGTGAGGGTTGAATACATAGCTGAAATCGGGACGCACCTTGGAGCGGTATGCACAGAGATGAAGAAGCTGCTTCAAGACTTAGTAGGATGGAACTCGGACGTCAAGAATCACAGCGGTCGAATAAAGCGGGCTAGTGAGGTCGTTGTGATCGCATTGCAATTTGGATCGGGTGTCCGGAGCAAGCTGGATGACGATGCCGCTCCCACACTTTTTCTTGATCGATTTTTGTATCATGTATGGGGGCATATCCAGATTTGTTTAATTGGTCCACTCATTTTAGGAgtactataaaaatattttatacttaaaaGTTGTCACTTTctgattttctttaaaatacaTTGCTACTTTGGTAAAAACTTGAGTCTTTAGTGATCTAATCTTTCTTTCTTAAGAATCTgagtttatttcatttttttaatatgattagtCTTGAATCTATCATGGCTTTAAGGTTAAATATTGTCATTAATGAGTATACTTTTTTGGATTCATAGGTTATGATGATTAGAGttattaagtgaagatctagaaTATTTAGtgttagatatatttttttctcgtTTATTGAGTGTGATTAATGATAGATAGTCTTGATCTCCTTAATAGATTATTAGACATTTTATGTCCAGAAAGTATTTGATGAAATATTTAAATCAGCTCAATTTTTTCTCTGCTTATCTTACCAATGAGAATTGATGTTAAAGTTATTAGATAGTTATTGGACCTTTTTAAATGGTTGCTTGATTGAATTAAACCAATAGAAATTGATGTTTGATGATTGATTGCAAATGAATTCTTATTTTGGAAAACAACTTGTTTAAATTATTGATCTAAGTTTAAGGAAGTCAATTTGATTGAAAGCTTACCATTCTAGATTTAATTTACTCATTTGAAATTAAATGTCTAACCcatgaatcatttttttcttattaattgagatttttagttattattcttatcttattttagttatttgattCGCATTATTTCACTAACTTGATAGCATTTAGATTAAGTAttagttttcattctcattattttaaaataatttaggaTTGTATTTGCATCTTTCTATTTCTATACTACTTTGATAATAggatgtaaattttttttatcgatATTCAATTAGGcactatattattatttttgacaaaGAAACATATTATTGACAGAAATCAGTTTTAGATATTACTGAAAGAAcgataaatgaaaaaaatcagtttaagaaaaaaaagatattattgaCAGTGTgataattatgtttatatacaataactttcttctaaaataattatctgCCGCAATACTTTATAAGACCAATTTCCCTTATAATATTCCCAAGGGCGGTAATAAATATCCAAcattattttttggttacttttgcaATCTAATGcgtacttcttcttctttttgtcaacaCACCGAATCTTCTAAACACACTCTTTTAtcttttctcattttcttactaaaacatcaaaatcaACTAATATATTCCTGTAAAGTTGTAAACTAATAAAAGTGAAATTTATAAACAAAGTGAAAGTTATTGTATTGAAAGGATGACACAATTTAAACGAAACAATAACAAATTATCATTTAAACGACTTCCCACATTTCTCATACAAGTACAAAACCCTTTGACTTAACTCTTCGGAAATTAGCTTGTAATTATCAATCTTGTCCACTTGAAGATGCAAAGTATAAAAGACTCGTTCTCCccgagaacttgaagatgaaatATCCACGAGAACAAACCCATCATCTTCTAATCCATTCAGCACATTACATATCGAAAGATTCATAATCTTGGACGATGAGATTTGGACCATCACTTCGTTGTCTCTAAGCATAGTTGCAAAAACGGTGGAGACATAACTAGCAACCACCTTTGGTTGCGACTTAACGTAACGTTCTCTTTGACCCGATACTCGTGCCAAGAGGTCTTCCTTCTTTTGGTTTAGCATCTTCACTTGCCCTTGCAGCTCCGGTATGTACTGCACGCTCCGTGAAATCGTCTGAGGAATACTTAGCTTCTTCTGCAATAAAAGAAagccaaaagaaaataaaaaagggttaataacatattcttcttctctttttcaaaaagaaacatATTCTTCTTCTCAATAGTACTAAACTAAGTATTGCTAATTGGCTTTGATAGGAAACGTGTACGTACCGACTCATCAGAGCCAGGAAGACATGAACTAAGAGATTCGAACAAATAGTTGATTTTCTTGCGACGGTTACGCTCATTAGCATTGTGATTAAGCTTCTTGATCATGACCAAATCGTTGTCTGTTCCATTTCCCTCCGACGGAACAGAAACCCCTAAGCTGGTCTGGTGATGAACCACTTCATACGTCTTCGGCACTGGAAAATCAAGAAACGTGCCGTTGCTATGGTTATCTCCGATAATGTTGTAGCTCTCGTACTCTCCCATCGACGCCAACTGAAAGTTTGGGAATAATGAAGTGTCCAATGCATGCATTTTGTTGATTAAAGACAAATTTTTAGCTTTTTCTCTTGATGCTATTTTAGTTGGGATGGTACGGAACTACTGATGGAGTATTAATGACCTGCGAGACCTGcgacatatatatattaacaaacaTTTAATACGAAAATTATGATGAGGAATCTTATGTTTGTAATTGTAAGCATATACTTCAAGCATATACCACACGCGAATCTCATTTGATAAGATAATTAAGTTGGTATCTGAGGCTCGTATTTTATTTATCGATAAAACTAATTGAATTTTGTAAAAACTAATAGTTTTCCTTATAAATAACCGAATACTACTTGTATTATCTTATTTGATAAAACTTTACTCTTTAATTATAAGTTATCAATATTAATACGAAAAttcacatatattttaatatagtttattttaaaataaaatataaaatgtaaatatttatattaatattagcatattataaattataatcaatGTATTTTAACTTACTAGAAActaattagttaatatttaaattatttaatcgCATGGTAGGTTATGTATATAATAACGGAATTAtaatttttggttatttattcATTCtatcaaacataaaaatatttagattattatgGGAAGGGTTATATctttttgattataaaatataagattcaAACTTAGACCAATAGAGacgattttaaaaatagattaaactattttatttataaaaacttaatatttcaaaatcaatttGAGTAACCttttacataattatatttttaggatTTCAATTTAATCGTACAAATATtagaaacacacacacacatatatatatagatatatattattctgtagaaatagaaatattctaaattaataaagtatatattaataGGGCAAATCTCATAACCCAAGCATATttcgttaaaaaaaaacttattaccCTTACTTTATTAGAtgcataaatataaataattatgtaaataaataaaaatatataattatttttgaaaatatgtttcttatttccaaccatttttattttattttcgaatttgttttcagtttattttaaatctgaaaaaaaatcaaaactatttttaaaattattattttaaatatttttttaa is part of the Raphanus sativus cultivar WK10039 chromosome 5, ASM80110v3, whole genome shotgun sequence genome and harbors:
- the LOC108838388 gene encoding transcription factor ORG2-like; protein product: MHALDTSLFPNFQLASMGEYESYNIIGDNHSNGTFLDFPVPKTYEVVHHQTSLGVSVPSEGNGTDNDLVMIKKLNHNANERNRRKKINYLFESLSSCLPGSDESKKLSIPQTISRSVQYIPELQGQVKMLNQKKEDLLARVSGQRERYVKSQPKVVASYVSTVFATMLRDNEVMVQISSSKIMNLSICNVLNGLEDDGFVLVDISSSSSRGERVFYTLHLQVDKIDNYKLISEELSQRVLYLYEKCGKSFK